A single region of the Deltaproteobacteria bacterium genome encodes:
- a CDS encoding VWA domain-containing protein — MSLRTAVFCFAASLAALAPSRARAEGECTPSRLMVVLDKSSSMTGTIGGETKWDIAVGALDAVASAYEDVIALGLMMFPSPDECSPGTVFVAPALGNRAAMLSALGDAPPPLGNWTPMAQTLEAAAVEPSLTGPGGTPYVVLITDGWQWCSPYDPATRFDPVDAIASLNAAGITTYVVGFGASVDALALNAMAVEAGTARAGCDPSGSDPAAPNHCYFQADDPAELLAALNEVAIEVSSEVCDGLDNDCDGEVDEDLTRECATACGAGSETCVDGAWGGCDAPQPEAEVCDGLDNDCDGTTDPGCECLPGQTRPCGDDGDVGECSTGTQTCGDDGTWGACEGAAGPSAEVCDGLDNDCDGAIDESDDDVGGLCEPGYVCEDGACEPMDPVTPPDDEGDGGDGEPAADGGDASAGCGCRAGGIGGEGALGGALPLAAVALGLRRRRRR; from the coding sequence ATGTCGCTGCGAACTGCCGTGTTTTGTTTTGCCGCCTCCCTTGCCGCGCTCGCGCCGTCTCGCGCTCGGGCCGAAGGCGAGTGCACTCCCTCGCGCCTGATGGTCGTGCTCGACAAGTCGAGTTCGATGACGGGCACGATCGGCGGCGAAACCAAGTGGGACATCGCGGTCGGCGCGCTCGACGCGGTCGCGTCCGCGTACGAGGACGTGATCGCACTGGGGCTCATGATGTTCCCGTCGCCCGACGAGTGCAGCCCGGGGACGGTGTTCGTGGCGCCGGCGCTCGGCAATCGCGCGGCGATGCTGTCGGCGCTCGGCGACGCGCCGCCGCCGCTCGGCAACTGGACGCCGATGGCGCAGACGCTCGAGGCGGCGGCGGTCGAGCCGTCGCTCACCGGTCCGGGCGGCACGCCCTACGTCGTCCTGATCACCGACGGCTGGCAGTGGTGCTCGCCGTACGATCCGGCGACGCGCTTCGATCCGGTCGATGCGATCGCGTCGCTCAATGCGGCCGGCATCACGACCTACGTCGTGGGTTTCGGCGCGTCGGTGGACGCGCTGGCGCTCAACGCGATGGCGGTCGAGGCGGGCACCGCGCGCGCCGGCTGCGATCCGTCGGGGTCGGATCCGGCGGCGCCGAACCACTGCTACTTCCAGGCCGACGATCCGGCGGAGCTGCTCGCGGCGCTCAACGAGGTGGCCATCGAGGTGTCCTCCGAGGTGTGTGACGGCCTCGACAACGATTGCGACGGCGAGGTGGATGAGGACCTCACGCGCGAGTGCGCTACCGCGTGCGGCGCGGGTTCGGAGACCTGCGTCGACGGCGCGTGGGGCGGCTGCGATGCGCCGCAGCCGGAAGCCGAAGTGTGCGACGGTCTCGACAACGACTGCGACGGCACGACCGACCCCGGATGCGAGTGCCTCCCGGGACAGACGCGGCCGTGCGGCGACGACGGCGACGTCGGCGAGTGCAGCACCGGCACCCAGACGTGCGGCGACGACGGCACGTGGGGCGCGTGCGAGGGGGCCGCGGGACCGTCCGCGGAGGTGTGCGACGGCCTGGACAACGATTGCGACGGCGCGATCGACGAGAGCGACGACGACGTCGGCGGGCTGTGCGAGCCGGGCTACGTGTGCGAAGACGGCGCGTGCGAGCCGATGGATCCGGTGACGCCGCCGGACGATGAGGGCGACGGCGGCGACGGCGAGCCGGCGGCGGACGGCGGCGATGCGAGCGCCGGCTGCGGCTGCCGGGCCGGCGGGATCGGCGGCGAGGGCGCACTCGGCGGAGCGCTGCCGCTGGCGGCGGTCGCGCTGGGACTGCGCCGGCGCCGCCGGCGGTAA
- a CDS encoding YceI family protein, with the protein MPTYRIDTANSRVAVRAKSAIHDTDAVWDRLSGTVDADPAALDRDARAELTLDMAQFDAGDFLKNRKLRKDMEVDRYPHARFSLTGLRDVRTASDGQVEALAEGVLRWRDRQVAVRATGRGHVDAAGLDATAAFDLDVRELGMRAPRFLMFKVDDVVEVTVTLRAVAE; encoded by the coding sequence ATGCCGACGTACCGCATCGACACCGCCAACAGCCGGGTCGCCGTGCGCGCGAAGTCGGCGATTCACGACACCGACGCCGTGTGGGACCGCCTGTCGGGCACGGTCGACGCCGACCCCGCTGCGCTCGACCGCGACGCGCGCGCCGAGCTGACCTTGGACATGGCGCAATTCGACGCGGGCGACTTCCTCAAGAACCGCAAGCTCCGCAAGGACATGGAGGTGGATCGCTACCCGCACGCGCGGTTTTCGCTCACCGGCCTGCGCGACGTCCGCACGGCGAGCGACGGCCAGGTCGAAGCGCTGGCCGAGGGGGTGCTGCGATGGCGCGATCGCCAGGTCGCCGTGCGCGCGACCGGCCGCGGTCACGTCGATGCGGCCGGGCTCGACGCGACCGCGGCGTTCGACCTCGACGTGCGGGAACTCGGGATGCGGGCTCCGCGGTTTCTCATGTTCAAGGTCGACGACGTGGTCGAGGTGACGGTGACCCTGCGCGCCGTCGCCGAGTGA
- a CDS encoding response regulator: MRILVVDDEREHGFLLFRILERMGHEPVLAFDPRDALDILRDDRGATVAGVITDVDMPGMTGIDLARRIREGRRRRHSRRVLHR, translated from the coding sequence ATGCGCATCCTGGTGGTGGACGACGAGCGCGAGCACGGGTTCTTGCTGTTCCGCATCCTCGAGCGGATGGGCCACGAGCCGGTCCTGGCGTTCGACCCGCGCGACGCCCTCGACATCCTCCGCGACGATCGCGGCGCGACCGTGGCGGGCGTCATCACCGACGTGGACATGCCGGGTATGACCGGCATCGACCTCGCCCGGCGCATCCGCGAGGGACGTCGGCGCCGACATTCCCGTCGCGTTCTGCACCGGTAG